Proteins encoded together in one Quercus lobata isolate SW786 chromosome 3, ValleyOak3.0 Primary Assembly, whole genome shotgun sequence window:
- the LOC115982256 gene encoding U-box domain-containing protein 6-like encodes MDIIEVEESLFAASDAKLHGEMCKTLSAIYCKVLSIFPSLEAARPRSKSGIQALCSLHVALEKAKNVLQHCSECSKLYLAITGDSVLLKFEKARCALEDSLKRVDDIVPQSIGSQIKHIGRELEDTVFALDPLEKQVGEEIVALLQQGKKFNNSNDTNELECFHQAATKLGITSSRVALTERRALKKLIERARAEEDKRKESIVAYLLHLMRKYSKLFRSEISDDNDSQGSTPCSPTVQGSVEDGGPGGNCHAFERHLSKLSSFNFKPNNKRSGQMIHPPEELRCPISLQLMYDPVIIASGQTYERICIEKWFSDGHSTCPKTQQKLSHLSLTPNYCVKGLIASWCEQNGVSVPDGPPESLDLNYWRLALSESESANSRSMNSVGPCKLKGVKVVPLEESVIMEEAGITEEAEENETEDLSCKPEVSELGVLDSYQNFLSVLNEGGDLRRKCKVVEQIRLLLKDDEEGRIFMGANGFVEALLRFLDSAVQEGNVLAQETGAMALFNLAVNNSKNKEMMLAAGVIPLLEKMISNPNSHGCATALYLNLSLIEEGKHIVGSGQAISFLTQVLRANPEPQCKLDALHALFNLSTLPSNVPSLLSAGIVGGLQSLLAASGDQTWTEQVIAVLINLASSQSGKNEMVSTPGLISGLASILDIGEPVEQEQAASCLLILCNGNEKCSQMVLQEGVIPALVSISVNGTSRGKDKSQKLLMLFREQRQRDQPPAEVQPAESTKNAMAGPDSKPLCKSTSRRKMGKAFSFFWKSKNYSVYQC; translated from the exons ATGGACATTATAGAGGTTGAAGAAAGTTTATTTGCGGCAAGTGATGCCAAG TTACATGGAGAAATGTGCAAGACACTCTCTGCAATTTATTGCAAAGTATTATCAATTTTCCCATCCTTGGAAGCAGCACGGCCTAGGAGCAAATCTGGAATTCAGGCATTATGTTCATTACATGTAGCGCTTGAGAAGGCCAAGAATGTTCTTCAACACTGCTCAGAATGCAGTAAACTTTACTTG GCTATAACTGGGGATTCTgttcttttaaaatttgagaaggCAAGATGTGCACTTGAAGATAGTCTCAAGCGTGTTGACGATATTGTTCCGCAATCAATTGGTTCTCAG ATTAAGCATATTGGGAGGGAACTTGAGGATACTGTGTTCGCACTCGATCCGTTAGAGAAGCAAGTTGGTGAAGAAATTGTTGCATTGCTCCAGCAGGGCAAAAAATTCAACAACAGTAATGACACTAATGAGCTAGAGTGTTTTCACCAGGCTGCTACAAAACTTGGCATAACCTCTTCTAGAGTAGCTCTTACAGAGAGAAGAGCTCTCAAGAAACTCATAGAAAGAGCTCGTGCAGAGGAAGATAAGAGGAAAGAATCAATTGTGGCTTATCTTTTACATCTCATGAGAAAGTACTCCAAATTATTTAGAAGTGAGATATCTGATGACAATGATTCACAGGGTTCCACACCTTGTTCTCCTACTGTTCAGGGTTCTGTTGAGGATGGTGGACCTGGTGGCAATTGTCATGCCTTTGAACGGCATCTGTCAAAACTTAGCTCTTTTAATTTCAAGCCAAATAATAAAAGATCAGGGCAGATGATTCATCCGCCTGAAGAATTAAGGTGTCCAATATCGTTGCAACTTATGTATGATCCAGTCATCATTGCGTCCGGGCAAACATATGAAAGGATATGCATTGAGAAATGGTTCAGTGATGGGCATAGCACCTGCCCAAAGACTCAACAGaaactctctcatctctcgTTGACTCCTAATTACTGTGTAAAGGGCCTAATTGCTTCTTGGTGTGAACAGAATGGAGTGTCTGTTCCTGATGGCCCCCCAGAGTCTCTTGACCTCAACTATTGGAGGCTGGCATTGTCTGAGTCTGAGTCTGCAAATTCAAGATCTATGAACAGTGTTGGTCCTTGCAAATTGAAGGGAGTTAAGGTTGTTCCATTAGAAGAGAGCGTTATCATGGAAGAGGCTGGTATCACAGAGGAAGCTGAAGAAAATGAAACAGAAGATTTGTCTTGTAAGCCAGAAGTGTCTGAGCTTGGTGTTTTGGACAGTTATCAGAATTTTCTGTCTGTCTTGAATGAGGGAGGAGATTTGAGGAGAAAGTGCAAAGTGGTGGAACAAATAAGGTTGTTGCTGAAGGATGACGAGGAGGGCAGGATTTTTATGGGGGCCAATGGCTTCGTGGAAGCTCTTTTGCGATTTCTAGACTCAGCTGTGCAGGAAGGGAATGTATTGGCTCAGGAAACTGGAGCCATGGCTCTCTTCAACCTAGCTGTCAACAATAGCAA AAATAAGGAAATGATGTTAGCAGCAGGAGTAATTCCATTGTTGGAGAAGATGATCTCCAATCCCAATTCCCATGGGTGTGCCACAGCACTCTATCTGAATTTATCCTTAATAGAAGAAGGCAAGCATATCGTTGGCTCAGGTCAAGCAATCTCTTTTTTAACCCAGGTCCTTCGAGCTAATCCTGAACCCCAGTGCAAGCTTGATGCCCTTCATGCCCTCTTTAATCTCTCTACCCTTCCTTCTAATGTTCCGAGCCTTCTTTCAGCTGGCATCGTCGGCGGTCTCCAATCGCTTCTTGCTGCCTCTGGTGATCAAACGTGGACAGAACAAGTCATAGCTGTCCTTATAAATTTGGCTTCAAGTCAGTCAGGTAAGAATGAAATGGTATCAACACCTGGTCTTATTAGCGGACTGGCATCAATATTGGACATTGGTGAACCTGTTGAGCAGGAGCAGGCTGCCTCATGTCTCTTGATACTGTGTAATGGAAATGAGAAATGCAGTCAAATGGTTCTACAAGAAGGGGTAATACCTGCATTGGTGTCAATCTCGGTGAATGGGACCTCGAGGGGGAAAGATAAATCTCAGAAACTCTTGATGCTGTTTCGGGAACAGCGACAACGAGACCAACCACCTGCTGAAGTGCAGCCGGCTGAAAGTACTAAGAATGCCATGGCTGGTCCAGACTCAAAGCCACTATGTAAATCGACCTCTAGAAGGAAGATGGGGAAAGCTTTTAGCTTCTTCTGGAAAAGCAAGAACTACTCAGTTTATCAGTGTTAG